In the genome of Lathyrus oleraceus cultivar Zhongwan6 chromosome 4, CAAS_Psat_ZW6_1.0, whole genome shotgun sequence, the window TAGTACTCTCATACCACTTAAACTCCAACTCAATCGTGTTGTCCATTATTGCACATGTTCATTCTTCACAATACAACTGTCAAATTCATATTAAAAAACATTGACCACATTAAAAAATAAGTATATAGTTCATTCTTTGTTCCTTTTCTCTTTTATATATGCAATGCCAAACTGTCTGTGGACACAATTATTTATTTTGTACGAAATATCCACTTTGGtctttttcattttcttaaaTTCCAATGCAAATGTAGCTAGAATCTAAACTTGGACAACAAGTATCAATATAGTACCAACTCAAGAATCTTACTCAAGTGATACAATGCTTCTATGTAGGGCTGGACAAAAAACCGTGACCCAGCCCAAACCGCAATAAACCGAAAAAAATTAAGATTTTGGGCGGGTTTAGTTGGGCCGACGGTTTAGCGGGTCAAAAATttgggttggtttggtttggtATGGGCGGGTCCGGGTTAGGAAATGTGAACCGCAGGAACCCTAACCCGCCCACTAGTAATAACAAAACGTTTCATATTAGGTTTCTAAAAGTTGCTGTGCATTTTCCTTCTTTCATTTTCATTACCATCCAAATCCCTAACAAGTCACCGCCGCTGCCGGATACACACCTTCATCCATCCCCTCAACCCACACCACCACCAACCTTCAAAACTACCCACCACCACCATATTCAAATTGTTTTATTACTCACAACCAGTCAATAATCCTAAAGAGACACGATTCTCATTCACTCATCTTGTTCAAGATTTACTTTTTCTTTCTTGTTGTTTCGAAGAATAGTGTATTCTTATTGTTTTGGAGTTTTCTAAATTAGAGTTTTCTCTATTTATCCGTTCTTGTAAGTTTTGTTTGCATCCTTCTAATTATTTTCTTATTTTGCATCGGTTAGGTTTAGTTTGTATTCTCGGTTTTTCAGATTTGATTTTATTGTGATAGTTTGAAACTTTGTTTTTGGGTTCTAGAAAAAGAGCGATGGTGTTCAAAAACAGGTACATGGTGATGGAAGTTTTTATGAATCCTAATAGAGAACAAGCATCGGGTGATTCTATTATAATTACTCAGTTTAATATCTCTAATGCTATAAAAGATAGCATCATGGTGAATTTTGGGGAGTGTGGTTTGGCGGCATCACTAGGATCATTTCAGGGTGAGTAACAAACCTGTTGCTGATAATTCTTGTTCTAATGTCATCGAGTTAAATTCTAATTTTTGTATTTGATAGTTTTCACTTTTGGATCTGTGTGCAGTTAAGTATGTGAATCCAATCACTAATGTGTGCATTATTAGAGCTTCAAGAGAGGAGCATGAAAAAGTATGGGCTTCTATTACTATGGTTAGAAGTATTGGAAATTTTCCAGTGGTGTTTAATTTACTTGATTTATCTGGTAAGAACAAATACTACATGATGGACTGTGTTTTGTAACATTTAGATACAGATTGCATTGCTTTTCTTTATTTTTCAATTAACAAGAATTCATGATGCATCACGCTATCATGTTCTGCATATTAGTTTGATTCAGGAACGTATAAATCTAATGAAATTGTAACTTTGGTTCAGGAAATTTACAGGCTTCTAAAACCGCCGCATTGAAGTGCGAAAAAGCAAAATTTGAACAGTACAAACTTATGGTTGGTGATCGATTGTCAGCTGACGATACTCATCGTATGAATAATCATCTTGCAAAGATTGAACTTTTGGAGCACTGAATACTTGGCCATCATCAAGGGCGTCAGTAAGCTTTCTCAGTTTCACATGATTCGTCTGTATTCAGTCACAAATTGCTGCATTAAACATCATGTGATTCGTGAAGTTTAAATCTCAAATTATAATCATAACATTAATTTTATCTATGCTAGTTCTGTACTCTCTCACAGAAGATAAATGCATTGTGGTTTTACTAGCATACAGTATAGTTACAGCTTTAACCATGAGTGAAGAGGCTTGTGAAATGTGGAAATTTGCACCCTTGTATGGTTTTAAAATTGCAAATCTATTGTAGTTCATTTTTTTACTTTTGAGTGTGCAGGTAGTTTCTTTTGGTCTTCACTTCAATTTTCTAGAATTCTAGGAAGTGATACAACGTATTTTTAGCATTTATACTCATTTCAAATAGTGTTTGTTATTCTTATATGTCACTCATCAAATGAAACTTTTCTTTTTCTCTTACTGCTGAGAGTATCAGAGTTACTTCAGAAAACTTAAAAGTTAACACTCATAAAACACGGCTTTTGCTTACGCAGAGGAAAAGGGGCTAACTAACCTGGAGCTGCATACCCAAAGGTGCCTGCAAATGTGGTCCAGCTGCTTGAATCAGGCTTTAGAAACTTGGCTGTTCCAAAATCTGAAAGTTGAGCTTCATAGGATGAATCCAAAAGAACATTCTTGCTTGATATGTCACGATGAACTATCGGAGGTATGCAGTCGTGATGCATATAGGACAAAGCATTAGCCACGCCTCGAACAACATTCACCCTCTTTTCCCAATCAAATGCAGTGGCTTTTGTGTCATTGTTTAGCATTTGAGTCAAAGTTCCACCTTCCAAGAACTTATAAACCAAAAATGAGAATCTTGAATGTTGACAATATCCGTAGAGCTTTATGATGTTACGATGCCTGATTTCTGTCAAAGCTTGAATTTCATTTTCGAAGCCTTGGAACTGATTGGGACAAAGTTGTTTTCACCAATGGTTATGACAAAGAAGGTCATCCGGTTTACTACAATGTTTTTGGCGAGTTTGAGAACAAGGAATTGTATCAAAAAAGTTTCTCTGACGACGAGAAGAGAAACAAGTTTATCCGTTGGAGGATTCAGTCATTGGAGAAAAGTGTTAGAAAACTCGACTTTGCTCCATCTGGAATCGCTACTATTGTTCAAATTAATGATCTTAAAAATTCTCCTGGATTTGTTAAGAAGGAGCTTAGACAAGCTACTAATCAGGCACTTCAATTGCTTCAGGATAACTACCCCGAATTTGTTGCCAAACAGGTTATTAACAGTTATCttgatttttttaaatatgttGGAGTTTTTCATGTTTAGTGACTAATATCGTTGCTTAATTTGGTGCCTTTTTTTGTTTGTTTCTGTTTGTGTAGATTTTTATCAATGTTCCTTGGTGGTACCTTGCCTTTTCTAGGATGATTAGTCCTTTCCTGACACAGAGGACCAAGAGCAAATTTGTATTTGCTGGCTCCTCCAAATCTTCTGATACCCTTTTCAAGTAAGTCTTTCCTTCTCCTTTTTTTAGTGTTTCATCGTAAATATGAGTCATGTTTTTTAGCCCATAAGAAGAAAGTTATTGGTTTTATTATCACCCTATAAGGTTATAAATCTGGCTATAAAGTAGTTTTTTGCTGCCATGCTTGATATTGTGAAAACTATGTCAAATACCACTTATTCCAACCAACAAGGTTTTAAATTGCCTACAAAGTAGTTTTACGTTGCTATTCTTGATATTGTGAAAAATTGATGTCAAACACCACTCATGCCAAGGAGTTAAGTCATAATTCAATCCCTGGTGGTATTGCTAGAGTTTGATCAAATACAGTTGGTGTAGCCTCAACTATAGTTGCGTTATGGTTGCAGAGACCTAGAAAACCTCGACTTTGTAGTTCAGATTCCAGTCCTAGATGCGGCTGCAGTTATAGTTGCTGATAAATTTTGGATCCTTTGGGAACATACCTTATTAATATATCATTATTGATGTTGTTATTTAGTAAGCTCTTATTGATAAATATTTGACTGGAACAGATATATAGCTCCTGAGCAAGTGCCAGTTCAATATGGAGGACTTAGCAGAGAAGGCGAACAGGAATTCACCACGGCTGACCCTGCTACAGAGGTTATTATCAAACCAGCAACAAAACATGCTGTTGAGTTCCCAATTTCTGAGGTGAGAATAAAAACTTGTTTGATAATCAATCTTATCATAGTTTTAAATTGCGGTTACGCTTACACTGTGAACCTTTAAATTGTATAATATTAAGGCCTTTTGAATCTGATGATTTTGTGTTCTTTTGGAATTGTATGGTGCTGTTATGCAGATGTGGATCTCAGATTTTGGGGTATATTAGTATTAATTATAGTTCTCCAACACTTGTTAAGGATGGAAAAGTTAGCTATAAAGAGTAAAGTAGCAATGCTAAGGTAATGGGAAGCAAATAGGATTAAAGGATTGAGCATTGCATTTGAAACTGCTCTTTACTGCAAACAAGTTCTTTAGCTTGTTCTTTTTGTTTAACTTATATTTATATGTATTTTTTTAGATTGAAGAAAAAGAGTCTCCATTGGTTCTATATTGATGAGTAATTCAATTGTAAATTAATTAATTcccattaatttttttttttgcttttgatttgtATTAGCCAATTAATATTATTAGTTATTGTATAATTTAATATTTATAAATTGTATAGTATTTAATATTCAGCATGTGGGTACAATTAAAAATAATTGACATAAATTGTGTTattgaatttgaaaattttatAATGTAAAATCTGTACCGAAGTTTTATGAAAAAGTTAGAAATTTTAAATGGATCTTTAAATATTTTTAGTCCAATAACCCGAGGAACCCGTCCGTTTTAACCCGCAATCCGTCTGGACCCAACCCGGCTAAATCAATGTTAAAATTGGGCGGAAATGGGCCACACTAATGTATCTGCGGGTTGGACTG includes:
- the LOC127076700 gene encoding probable ribonuclease P/MRP protein subunit POP5, coding for MVFKNRYMVMEVFMNPNREQASGDSIIITQFNISNAIKDSIMVNFGECGLAASLGSFQVKYVNPITNVCIIRASREEHEKVWASITMVRSIGNFPVVFNLLDLSGNLQASKTAALKCEKAKFEQYKLMVGDRLSADDTHRMNNHLAKIELLEH
- the LOC127138194 gene encoding patellin-5; this translates as FLSKLEFHFRSLGTDWDKVVFTNGYDKEGHPVYYNVFGEFENKELYQKSFSDDEKRNKFIRWRIQSLEKSVRKLDFAPSGIATIVQINDLKNSPGFVKKELRQATNQALQLLQDNYPEFVAKQIFINVPWWYLAFSRMISPFLTQRTKSKFVFAGSSKSSDTLFKYIAPEQVPVQYGGLSREGEQEFTTADPATEVIIKPATKHAVEFPISEMWISDFGVY